From Synoicihabitans lomoniglobus, the proteins below share one genomic window:
- a CDS encoding ArnT family glycosyltransferase: MSARKTILFSGALIVFSITLRLTTFSHPIWSIDEGVTFTIAQQLVDGDVLYRDAVDHRTPLVPYLKAIVFLIAGDWNTYAVHLVVALLLGWSAILVWRTARKLGDPSTGVWAAWMHPIIGILLVGVGDTFSANTGWFLIFFSSLGFHAFADSVQRPSAGRGLLTGLWFGLAAMCKQPALLDFGVTWVILGLVAIRQAMIRRDLGLVWLSSLIGAALPLAFIACYYALRGVYDDFIFYAFTYNTEIYVPAVPAIERWKQMQVPFVNGWHNMPILTTLAIIGGAGLLFQVVRDWWQHPVAKPLPLLPWLILGWTASGIVSTGLSGRSFAHYATQVVPGMSLAVGWLLASIHRQTADRKLGRRVFRVLCFAGAVWTSINLIPLYRTASTWHSSEEDFSKIIAKHTSIEDRIFVWGYFPEYYVFSKRLPATRFSYTNFLTGLIPWTNIDAMIDTSDQEVEGSWDKFYSDFSAKPPAFIVYPNQSRGQSKYPIAARSQLWSEVTSHYAMVALDELPTNLHMFRRLDNSLVGVESFSTGVVDPKIHIQLVDTLRANGLPQLAVTTPAGVSRVDLVANNRVIVSLPHPIDAAVSVRFFLPKELPVGIETRVVIHDAKGIRESAALDLASLMTTAGATRPLLPLLHIGDVALRPLVMESYRSDAPISRHVEDSIQLAVPARVVYRCPPEVRHIDFIHGLSPSVTTLSDGYDVTLRWLPDGGGAPISLWEQRVLSREEGYFQLTQEESVDLPARGPGRLEFRFLSGKVGNLDNDNIFFGRLRGTLHGPLLFLNDEIYPSLGDPDRDSKPLEPNGPQQWLAHVPTMVRWNRPPDLDVLEFEFGVHDGAFESDEPGRYTDGVDFIVELIAANGEVTALYQRFLNPLREVKDRGRQTARVSVPRGLDGQLRLRTAPGPNNDASWDWAWIGQFKAHPPAPPLVMPDGTGLRPTHVSGYNDGWAQSFGVEQWSAHPPQELTYPKSSDLTKLTFTFGISDGAAIDASGHQRSDGISAVVLFKALDGTTTELFRRRLDPYHNEQDYGPHTATLELPSDEMGELIFCTESGPNGSNSFDWAYWGAFVGHHDQ; encoded by the coding sequence ATGAGCGCCCGGAAGACCATTTTGTTTTCCGGTGCATTGATCGTATTCTCGATCACACTCCGGCTGACCACATTCTCACATCCGATTTGGAGCATCGACGAAGGTGTGACCTTCACGATTGCACAACAGCTGGTCGATGGCGACGTGCTCTACCGTGATGCCGTGGACCATCGCACACCACTGGTTCCCTATTTGAAGGCCATTGTATTTCTAATCGCCGGGGACTGGAATACTTATGCGGTGCATCTGGTCGTCGCCCTTCTCTTGGGATGGAGCGCCATATTAGTATGGCGAACAGCCCGAAAATTAGGAGACCCGTCAACGGGGGTCTGGGCCGCATGGATGCATCCTATTATCGGAATTCTACTCGTCGGCGTCGGCGATACGTTTTCGGCCAACACCGGCTGGTTTCTAATCTTCTTTTCCAGTCTTGGATTCCACGCGTTTGCCGATTCCGTCCAACGCCCCAGTGCGGGTCGTGGTCTGCTAACAGGGTTGTGGTTTGGTTTGGCCGCGATGTGTAAACAGCCTGCCCTTCTCGATTTCGGGGTCACGTGGGTTATCCTCGGCCTAGTGGCCATTCGGCAAGCCATGATTCGCCGCGATTTGGGACTCGTGTGGTTATCGAGCTTGATTGGCGCAGCGCTGCCCTTGGCGTTTATCGCATGCTACTACGCTCTGCGGGGAGTTTACGACGATTTCATATTCTACGCTTTCACTTACAATACCGAGATCTACGTGCCAGCAGTTCCGGCGATCGAGCGCTGGAAACAAATGCAGGTGCCTTTCGTCAACGGTTGGCACAACATGCCGATTCTTACCACCCTTGCGATCATCGGGGGGGCGGGGCTTTTATTCCAAGTCGTCCGGGATTGGTGGCAGCACCCGGTTGCGAAACCACTGCCATTGCTTCCATGGTTGATATTGGGGTGGACGGCATCCGGCATCGTTTCCACCGGTCTCAGCGGACGTAGCTTTGCTCACTATGCCACCCAGGTAGTGCCAGGCATGAGTCTCGCTGTCGGCTGGTTACTGGCTTCGATTCACCGCCAGACTGCGGACCGTAAACTTGGGCGGAGGGTATTTCGAGTCCTCTGCTTCGCTGGAGCCGTATGGACATCAATCAACTTAATTCCGCTCTATCGGACAGCATCCACGTGGCATTCGTCGGAAGAGGATTTCAGCAAGATCATCGCCAAACATACGTCGATCGAAGACCGAATCTTCGTTTGGGGTTATTTCCCGGAATACTATGTATTTTCCAAACGCCTCCCTGCCACGCGTTTTTCTTACACTAACTTTCTGACGGGCCTTATCCCGTGGACCAACATCGATGCGATGATCGACACTTCGGATCAAGAAGTGGAGGGATCATGGGACAAATTTTACTCCGACTTTTCCGCGAAACCACCAGCGTTCATTGTTTACCCGAATCAATCTCGTGGTCAGTCCAAATACCCCATTGCCGCACGTTCGCAATTGTGGTCCGAGGTCACCTCTCACTACGCCATGGTAGCTCTCGATGAACTACCGACGAATCTGCACATGTTTCGACGATTGGATAATTCACTGGTCGGAGTCGAATCGTTTTCGACTGGTGTGGTGGATCCCAAAATCCATATCCAATTAGTCGATACTCTGCGTGCAAACGGATTACCGCAACTTGCAGTTACGACGCCGGCAGGAGTCAGCCGCGTGGACCTCGTCGCCAACAATCGCGTAATCGTATCGCTACCACATCCAATCGATGCGGCGGTCTCCGTCCGATTTTTTCTGCCAAAAGAATTGCCAGTCGGTATCGAAACCCGGGTCGTGATTCACGATGCCAAGGGTATCCGGGAAAGTGCGGCGCTCGATTTAGCAAGTTTGATGACTACGGCTGGAGCGACTCGTCCATTGCTACCACTTTTGCACATTGGAGACGTTGCTTTGCGGCCACTAGTCATGGAGTCATACCGCAGCGATGCCCCAATCTCTCGACATGTCGAAGACAGCATTCAACTGGCCGTGCCAGCCCGGGTGGTCTACCGGTGCCCCCCTGAGGTGAGGCATATTGATTTCATTCACGGCCTCTCTCCCTCCGTCACGACTTTAAGTGATGGATATGATGTAACTCTCCGCTGGCTACCCGATGGTGGCGGCGCTCCTATCTCGCTTTGGGAGCAGCGCGTGCTATCACGGGAAGAAGGATATTTCCAATTAACGCAGGAAGAATCCGTTGACCTCCCGGCCCGCGGTCCTGGTCGCCTTGAGTTTCGTTTTTTATCCGGCAAGGTGGGCAACCTCGATAACGACAATATCTTTTTCGGCCGCCTCCGCGGAACCTTACACGGTCCATTATTATTCCTCAATGACGAGATCTACCCCTCATTGGGTGACCCAGATCGAGATTCCAAGCCGTTGGAACCAAACGGTCCGCAGCAGTGGTTGGCTCATGTTCCCACGATGGTTCGCTGGAACCGTCCCCCTGATCTAGACGTGCTTGAATTTGAATTTGGAGTGCACGACGGTGCCTTTGAGTCCGACGAACCGGGTCGCTACACCGACGGAGTAGATTTCATCGTAGAGTTGATCGCCGCGAATGGGGAAGTCACCGCCCTTTACCAACGATTCCTTAATCCTCTGCGAGAGGTGAAAGATCGGGGTCGCCAAACAGCTCGGGTCAGCGTGCCTCGTGGTTTGGATGGTCAGCTGCGACTGCGGACTGCGCCCGGCCCCAACAACGATGCTTCTTGGGACTGGGCATGGATCGGACAATTCAAGGCTCATCCACCGGCCCCCCCCTTGGTAATGCCTGACGGCACCGGCCTTCGTCCCACCCACGTCTCTGGCTACAACGATGGTTGGGCCCAATCGTTCGGAGTAGAGCAGTGGTCGGCTCATCCTCCCCAAGAATTGACTTACCCCAAATCCTCGGACCTCACTAAGCTCACCTTTACCTTTGGTATCAGCGATGGGGCAGCCATTGATGCCTCCGGCCATCAACGTAGCGACGGTATCAGTGCCGTGGTGCTTTTCAAAGCGCTCGATGGAACGACAACAGAACTGTTTCGGCGGCGACTCGATCCTTACCACAACGAACAAGACTACGGTCCACACACCGCCACGCTGGAGCTGCCTTCAGACGAAATGGGGGAACTCATTTTCTGCACCGAGTCCGGGCCAAACGGAAGCAACAGTTTTGACTGGGCTTACTGGGGCGCTTTTGTCGGACACCACGACCAATAA
- a CDS encoding glycosyltransferase, protein MFENDFCRYFIDEPIDWDLTQEIVDIRGWVLTKSGEEIYDLRARLDGTDFYGIMGLDRPDIRDFFSAGAPGLKSGFRVNVRPWHGAQTLTLEGMMRDGNWVEFFSTPVTTSGVDLPPARPKPFVRSEVLDESLFYLYRHFHSEPGPALRAEARRVLAEISINQTEMLPENDLIGYLDLPNFWVNAHYEKFRVSGWAFSKNQEISRLHATIGCVDENRLVWGKERDDVLHHNPHYPQALKSAFYGLVDIRPESISPACLKIFVDYPDMPRQLLRSKRLFVNKLDENSGPIPYYSHVQFFRVVTAFVREILRHGYELESWSDFRKSVFRTRAKLAEKMIKGGKKTNTPPPPTPWERKEPYDLWCHHNRLTPRLLKFLEAEAKPISTAGPKISILVPTYNTPVRFLDELIDAVKAQIYTNWELCFADDNSPQKHVAKKLAAAAASDSRIKFVVRPENGHISAATNSALALATGEYVSFLDHDDLLPADALLHVVESIATHPTVDFLYTDEDKIDASGRHYDPQFKGDWNPDMAITHNYTHHLRTIRRSIVEKVGGLRIGYEGAQDIDLILRCVEHIDDTNIVHVPFVCYHWRAHDESTAQRGDQKGYLFDAARRAIIDAVERRGLRAEVMLPPVMEENALCLHQLKWNSELLAENPVSIIIPTRDQATILQTCVDSLDRTVNWAHVKLIVVDDGSTATDATALLASIESRHDRPWRVLRPARDGNAFNYSRLVNAGTLAADTPLVLHLNNDVEAIEPGWLEDMVGWTTVNGVGVVGARLIHRDESLNHAGIWVGPNGGLAHCVFVGLPKDDFGYLFLPHAARNTTAVTGACLLTRKDLYEQLNGFDETQFQVAYNDVDFCMRAAAAGYRTVYTPQATLIHVGSASRGISYTETEHLAFVQKYPGFRDPHFSESVEYANPSFRINAYDHRFASRQLKLRVGIISHNLNLEGAPLFIVEYARHLKNVAGWDVKVFAPMEGPLRENFAETGLDVEIIDITATTNAQTTAEFARGIDQLAKLTCWQNCDLLVGNTMLSYWVVPLAQKLGLPSSLYIHESNTPRRFFAEHRLATDEVIPLIEKAMSEATRVNFIARATRRIFADLNRFDNFRLIDSWIDIERIENYIDSTDRGALRRELGIPENATVVVNVGSVCQRKGQHIFIRAIDHLHKKHGAELEAHGPLLYVMVGAREGLYLETIENDIELMGLTNTRLIYETQDVYAWYRVADMFCCTSFEESFPRVLLEAASFKLPIVSTDVDGITEMLTRNDEAYLIKAGDYHVLAATLKQALDRHYAGDSKMVSMAFSRISRFYDSRISLPHHVELARETYFG, encoded by the coding sequence ATGTTTGAAAACGACTTTTGCCGCTACTTCATCGACGAACCGATTGATTGGGATTTGACTCAAGAAATCGTAGATATCCGCGGATGGGTGTTAACCAAGAGCGGCGAAGAGATTTACGACCTGAGAGCACGTCTCGATGGAACAGATTTCTATGGCATAATGGGACTGGACCGCCCTGATATCCGCGACTTTTTCTCCGCCGGTGCCCCGGGGCTGAAATCGGGTTTCCGAGTCAACGTCCGCCCATGGCATGGCGCGCAGACGCTCACATTGGAAGGCATGATGAGAGATGGCAACTGGGTGGAGTTTTTCAGCACTCCCGTCACGACCTCGGGCGTTGATCTGCCCCCTGCCCGACCAAAGCCATTCGTCCGCAGCGAGGTGCTCGATGAGTCGCTATTCTACCTTTATCGACATTTTCACAGCGAACCCGGCCCGGCGCTGCGAGCGGAAGCCCGACGAGTATTGGCCGAAATTTCCATCAACCAGACCGAGATGCTCCCGGAAAACGACCTGATTGGTTATCTGGATTTGCCGAACTTCTGGGTAAACGCACATTACGAGAAATTCAGGGTGTCCGGCTGGGCATTTTCCAAGAATCAAGAAATTTCCCGCCTCCACGCCACCATAGGCTGTGTGGATGAAAATCGATTAGTGTGGGGTAAAGAGCGCGACGACGTGCTGCATCACAATCCCCACTATCCTCAGGCGTTAAAATCTGCCTTTTACGGTTTGGTTGATATCAGACCCGAGTCGATCAGCCCGGCCTGTCTCAAGATTTTTGTCGATTACCCCGACATGCCTCGGCAGCTGCTGCGATCGAAAAGACTCTTCGTAAACAAGCTGGACGAAAACTCAGGGCCCATTCCCTACTACAGCCATGTGCAGTTTTTCCGCGTCGTGACAGCTTTCGTGCGCGAAATTTTGCGCCACGGCTACGAATTGGAAAGTTGGTCGGATTTCCGCAAATCAGTTTTCCGCACCCGCGCCAAACTGGCGGAGAAGATGATCAAAGGCGGAAAGAAGACTAACACCCCGCCCCCCCCGACCCCATGGGAGCGAAAGGAGCCCTATGACCTGTGGTGTCACCATAACCGACTCACCCCGCGCTTGCTCAAGTTCCTCGAGGCCGAGGCTAAACCAATTTCAACGGCTGGACCCAAAATTAGTATCTTGGTGCCCACCTACAACACTCCAGTCCGTTTTCTTGATGAGCTGATCGACGCCGTAAAAGCCCAAATCTACACCAATTGGGAGCTCTGCTTCGCGGACGATAATTCGCCACAGAAGCATGTGGCCAAAAAACTCGCCGCTGCCGCCGCGAGTGATTCACGCATCAAGTTCGTGGTGCGTCCCGAAAACGGTCATATTTCGGCCGCGACCAACTCCGCTCTGGCGCTCGCTACAGGTGAATACGTGTCGTTTCTAGATCATGATGACCTGCTGCCCGCCGATGCCCTCTTGCATGTGGTTGAGTCAATCGCGACCCATCCGACCGTCGATTTTCTCTACACCGATGAAGATAAAATTGATGCATCAGGCCGGCATTACGACCCGCAGTTCAAGGGCGACTGGAACCCGGACATGGCGATCACCCACAATTATACTCACCACCTGCGGACAATCCGCCGTAGCATTGTGGAAAAAGTGGGCGGTCTTCGGATCGGTTACGAAGGTGCACAGGACATCGATCTGATTCTGCGCTGTGTCGAACACATCGACGACACCAACATCGTGCATGTGCCCTTCGTGTGCTACCATTGGCGCGCGCACGACGAGAGCACCGCTCAACGTGGAGACCAGAAGGGTTACCTTTTCGATGCTGCGCGCCGCGCCATCATCGACGCGGTGGAGCGACGTGGACTGCGCGCAGAAGTTATGCTGCCTCCCGTAATGGAAGAAAACGCGCTTTGTCTCCACCAACTCAAATGGAACAGCGAGCTTCTGGCGGAAAACCCTGTTTCGATTATCATTCCGACTCGTGACCAAGCGACTATCCTCCAAACCTGCGTCGATTCTCTCGACCGCACGGTGAACTGGGCGCACGTCAAACTCATCGTGGTCGACGATGGCTCTACCGCGACGGATGCAACCGCCTTGCTCGCATCCATTGAGTCCCGTCATGATCGCCCATGGCGCGTGCTCCGTCCCGCCCGCGATGGCAACGCGTTCAACTATTCACGGCTCGTCAACGCGGGCACCCTCGCCGCTGATACCCCGCTCGTGTTGCATCTGAACAACGACGTCGAAGCCATCGAACCCGGTTGGCTCGAAGACATGGTCGGATGGACCACCGTCAACGGTGTTGGTGTCGTTGGTGCGCGCCTCATCCATCGGGACGAATCCCTCAATCATGCAGGAATCTGGGTGGGACCCAATGGAGGTCTGGCTCACTGTGTTTTTGTCGGGTTGCCTAAAGACGACTTCGGATACCTTTTTCTGCCGCACGCCGCACGCAATACCACTGCTGTCACTGGTGCCTGCCTACTCACCCGGAAGGACCTCTACGAGCAGCTCAATGGCTTTGACGAAACCCAGTTTCAAGTCGCTTACAATGATGTCGATTTCTGTATGCGGGCCGCTGCCGCCGGCTATCGCACGGTATATACCCCGCAAGCCACTTTGATTCATGTCGGGTCGGCCTCCCGCGGAATCAGCTACACCGAGACGGAACACTTGGCCTTCGTCCAAAAGTATCCGGGATTTCGCGACCCCCACTTCAGCGAGAGTGTCGAATACGCCAACCCGAGCTTCCGCATCAACGCATACGATCACCGCTTCGCCTCAAGGCAGCTGAAGCTCCGGGTCGGCATTATTTCGCACAATCTCAATCTTGAAGGCGCTCCCCTCTTCATTGTCGAATATGCCCGCCACCTCAAAAACGTCGCCGGATGGGACGTCAAAGTCTTCGCTCCCATGGAGGGGCCGCTGCGCGAGAATTTCGCTGAGACAGGACTTGATGTCGAAATCATCGACATCACAGCCACCACCAACGCCCAGACGACGGCTGAGTTCGCCCGCGGAATCGACCAGCTAGCGAAACTCACGTGCTGGCAGAATTGTGACCTGCTGGTGGGCAATACAATGCTATCTTATTGGGTCGTTCCACTTGCCCAAAAACTGGGTCTCCCCAGTTCGCTTTATATCCACGAAAGCAACACTCCTCGGCGATTCTTTGCCGAACACCGCTTAGCCACCGATGAAGTAATACCACTCATTGAAAAAGCGATGAGTGAAGCCACGCGAGTAAACTTCATCGCCCGAGCAACGCGCAGGATTTTCGCCGATCTCAACCGTTTTGACAACTTTCGCCTTATCGATAGCTGGATCGATATCGAACGTATCGAAAACTACATCGACTCCACGGATCGGGGCGCCCTTCGCCGTGAACTCGGCATACCGGAAAATGCGACAGTTGTGGTCAACGTGGGTTCGGTCTGCCAGCGCAAGGGCCAACATATTTTCATTCGGGCCATCGATCACTTGCACAAAAAGCACGGGGCCGAGCTAGAGGCCCACGGTCCGCTTCTCTACGTCATGGTCGGCGCTCGGGAGGGATTGTATCTCGAAACGATCGAAAATGACATCGAGCTTATGGGCCTCACCAACACGCGACTCATCTACGAAACCCAGGATGTCTATGCTTGGTATCGCGTGGCCGACATGTTTTGCTGCACATCGTTTGAGGAATCGTTCCCGCGCGTCCTACTTGAAGCCGCTTCTTTCAAGCTGCCTATTGTCAGCACTGATGTGGACGGCATTACGGAGATGCTGACCAGAAACGATGAAGCCTACCTCATCAAGGCCGGCGACTACCACGTGCTAGCAGCAACCCTGAAACAGGCCTTGGATCGCCACTACGCGGGCGATTCCAAGATGGTTTCGATGGCGTTCTCGCGTATTTCCCGGTTCTACGATTCCCGCATTTCCCTTCCTCACCATGTTGAACTCGCTCGCGAGACCTACTTCGGCTGA
- a CDS encoding glycosyltransferase, which produces MNENESYLFHIEQPTDWRLKPDHFWIYGWFVPKNNVVYTDVRAFIDDVPFTGLLGLPRPDIEHAYSGWTKGRAPGFAFRLEPWAGAKCIRLEIMNRDNEWAEFWRVDINVVGKGECTRHQPSLPPDLIEALYLRLLKHPALHPGASIADHARRMVQDYSIKCVDVLPNPPFRGQFEQPQLIAHTQYNKLSILGWLFHEERQICRLLATTDGNNYNELQHGIAREDVARKYSAFPQAKKPRFQGIIDINQIAANPIPIQIFAEFEDGTRELVFAKRVFQWTCLEKESRLPPFDEGHFLHVKDSIVNACKQLNVNAGGLRFWSETRRLRKLYEEESQDPLPWYDWQIRSTYDSWLSNNQLRPRLRAEFEKSVAYLEANDGPKFSLLLDSRRASLAQLDRLAQSLHTQIYPRWQLMVVIRADADQALTTHVIKLGSVDTRVSYFHGQPGEDFATTLNHAVGAADGDWFMFPPAHGRFAPEGLLLLAEPAASPDYDVVFADEDHMDAAGKRSAPIFKPAWSPELIYSGTHPGECFSLRRRTFEATQGFESKFDPLLNFALTLRLQDTVKLERAAHVAAIAYHRDHQVSSRIGDSDRTELMKAAVNAALARRQQPGQAFQPPFAVNAGLPDHQIYWKSSYLADNPVTIVIPTRDRSDLLERCIEALLQTVNWAHVKLVIVDDFSREEKTVRFLKCLAERQDFSCRVVRPDVDPMRPFNYSRLVNAALSYIDTPLILHLNNDVDALKPGWIEEMAGWFSDPGIGVVGARLLYANDHINHAGVIVGPHHGLADVPLAGLGPTEDAPYGLHKLARNCSAVTGACLMTRTDLYKEHRGFDEETLGVSYNDVDYCLRLKKAGFRTVYTPQAELWHWGSASRGTDYHPEEHIAFAKRYENFIDPYWSRFLKPENRNVSIDVYRYAQTKRLDKLHLLAVSHNLNFEGAPLFLFEYIKFLVNNLGFKVDIVAAEEGPLRAAYEAMGAEIILVDRHPLHGARNDTEFAEQLEVMQHELAQQIDLRPIDAFVCNTIACWWGVHLAAAVNKPSMLYIHESATLKRFFSGALPKKRHGVARAAFRLATRVFFLCKSTRAFYEELNDYDNFRYVTSWIDLPRIEALKTATPRDIARAKLGYAPHEQVVANIGTVCERKGQHIFVRTVAYFMKHFAANGSYRFLLVGGRPGEYQDSLIKDIARLGLSDVIEIVHETDRVYEYFRAANIFACTSFEESFPRVLLEAMAFETPIVSTNVHGIPEMVTDKAEAYLVPPGDPIVFAKTLKTCLDKLLHGTSTVPMGYSKVVRAYDMRNVLPKHADLAREAVLDYDRNPKRSSPRRRSGRGDRVESSW; this is translated from the coding sequence ATGAACGAAAACGAATCCTACCTCTTCCACATCGAACAACCCACGGACTGGCGGCTTAAACCCGATCATTTCTGGATCTATGGCTGGTTCGTCCCCAAGAATAACGTCGTCTATACCGACGTCCGCGCCTTCATCGACGACGTGCCGTTCACGGGACTGCTGGGACTGCCGCGACCTGATATCGAACATGCTTATTCAGGCTGGACCAAGGGTCGTGCTCCGGGATTTGCCTTTCGGTTGGAACCCTGGGCCGGAGCCAAGTGTATCCGTCTCGAGATCATGAACCGGGACAACGAATGGGCCGAGTTTTGGCGCGTGGACATCAACGTCGTCGGCAAGGGAGAATGCACCCGCCACCAACCTTCGCTGCCTCCCGATCTCATCGAGGCTCTCTACCTACGTTTGCTCAAACACCCGGCACTCCACCCGGGCGCTTCTATCGCCGACCATGCCCGTCGCATGGTGCAGGACTACTCCATCAAATGCGTGGACGTGCTCCCCAATCCGCCATTTCGCGGTCAATTCGAACAACCGCAACTGATCGCCCACACTCAATACAACAAGCTCTCCATCCTCGGTTGGCTTTTCCACGAAGAACGCCAAATCTGCCGCTTGCTCGCTACCACCGACGGTAACAACTACAACGAGCTCCAGCACGGTATCGCGCGTGAGGATGTGGCCCGCAAATACTCTGCGTTCCCTCAAGCCAAGAAACCTCGCTTCCAGGGTATCATCGACATCAACCAGATCGCGGCCAATCCGATCCCCATTCAGATTTTTGCCGAATTCGAGGACGGCACCCGCGAACTCGTCTTTGCCAAGCGCGTATTTCAGTGGACCTGTCTCGAAAAAGAGTCCCGATTGCCTCCCTTCGACGAGGGGCACTTCCTCCACGTCAAAGATTCTATCGTCAACGCCTGCAAACAGCTCAACGTCAACGCTGGCGGTCTGCGTTTTTGGAGTGAAACCCGCCGCCTTCGCAAACTCTACGAAGAGGAATCGCAGGATCCACTACCTTGGTATGACTGGCAGATCCGATCTACTTACGATTCGTGGCTTTCCAACAATCAATTGCGGCCCCGCCTGCGCGCCGAGTTTGAAAAATCAGTCGCGTATCTGGAGGCAAACGACGGACCAAAATTCTCGCTCCTGCTCGATTCGCGCCGGGCCTCGCTGGCTCAGCTCGACCGCCTCGCGCAGTCACTGCACACGCAGATTTACCCGCGTTGGCAACTCATGGTCGTGATTCGAGCCGATGCGGACCAAGCCCTGACCACCCACGTTATAAAACTGGGAAGTGTCGATACCCGAGTCTCATATTTTCACGGCCAACCGGGCGAGGATTTTGCGACGACGCTCAACCACGCCGTCGGCGCGGCCGACGGCGATTGGTTCATGTTCCCTCCGGCCCACGGCCGTTTCGCGCCAGAAGGATTGCTCCTGCTCGCCGAACCCGCCGCGTCACCCGACTATGATGTGGTCTTCGCCGACGAGGATCACATGGATGCAGCAGGGAAACGCTCGGCTCCGATCTTTAAACCCGCGTGGAGCCCGGAGCTTATTTATTCCGGCACGCACCCGGGCGAATGCTTCTCCTTGCGCCGTCGCACGTTTGAAGCGACGCAAGGTTTCGAGTCAAAATTTGATCCACTGCTTAACTTCGCGCTCACCTTGCGCTTGCAGGACACGGTAAAACTTGAGCGGGCAGCGCATGTGGCGGCCATCGCTTACCATCGCGACCACCAGGTCAGCTCCCGAATCGGCGATTCCGATCGGACGGAGCTGATGAAAGCTGCCGTCAACGCCGCCCTCGCGCGTCGCCAACAACCCGGACAAGCATTCCAGCCTCCGTTCGCCGTCAATGCCGGCTTGCCCGACCACCAAATTTACTGGAAATCGAGCTACCTGGCTGACAACCCCGTAACCATCGTCATTCCGACCCGCGACCGTTCCGACCTCCTTGAGCGGTGCATCGAGGCCCTGCTGCAGACGGTTAACTGGGCTCACGTGAAACTGGTCATTGTCGATGATTTTTCCCGCGAGGAAAAAACGGTTCGCTTTCTCAAATGTCTCGCGGAAAGGCAGGATTTCAGCTGCCGCGTAGTGCGGCCTGATGTCGATCCGATGAGACCGTTCAACTATTCACGACTGGTTAATGCCGCGCTGTCCTACATCGATACTCCGTTAATACTTCACCTCAACAACGACGTTGACGCGTTGAAACCCGGCTGGATCGAGGAGATGGCCGGGTGGTTTTCCGATCCCGGTATCGGCGTGGTTGGTGCCCGACTGCTCTACGCCAACGATCACATCAATCACGCCGGAGTCATCGTGGGCCCACACCACGGACTGGCCGATGTGCCCTTAGCTGGCCTCGGCCCCACTGAGGACGCACCCTACGGGCTGCACAAACTCGCTCGGAATTGCTCCGCTGTGACCGGTGCCTGTCTTATGACGCGCACCGACCTCTACAAGGAACATCGCGGTTTCGACGAGGAAACTTTGGGAGTCTCCTACAACGACGTCGACTATTGCCTAAGACTCAAAAAAGCGGGTTTCCGCACGGTCTACACGCCACAGGCCGAACTCTGGCACTGGGGCAGCGCTTCACGGGGAACAGACTATCATCCCGAGGAGCACATCGCATTCGCCAAACGTTACGAGAATTTCATTGATCCGTATTGGAGTCGATTCCTCAAGCCCGAGAATCGCAACGTCAGTATTGATGTGTATCGCTACGCGCAAACGAAGCGACTCGACAAACTCCATCTCCTCGCGGTTTCCCACAATTTGAACTTCGAGGGAGCCCCGCTCTTCCTCTTCGAATACATCAAGTTCCTCGTCAACAATCTCGGATTCAAGGTCGACATCGTCGCCGCCGAAGAGGGCCCGTTGCGCGCCGCCTACGAAGCCATGGGCGCGGAGATCATTCTCGTTGATCGACACCCACTGCACGGCGCACGCAATGACACCGAATTCGCGGAACAACTGGAGGTGATGCAACACGAGCTGGCGCAGCAAATCGACCTCCGACCAATCGACGCCTTCGTGTGCAACACCATCGCCTGTTGGTGGGGCGTGCACCTCGCCGCCGCGGTGAACAAACCCTCCATGCTCTATATCCATGAGAGTGCGACGTTGAAACGGTTTTTCTCCGGCGCGTTGCCCAAGAAACGACACGGTGTGGCTCGCGCCGCCTTTCGCCTCGCCACCCGGGTATTCTTCCTCTGCAAATCCACTCGAGCTTTCTACGAAGAGCTCAACGATTACGACAACTTCCGCTACGTCACTTCGTGGATCGATTTGCCGCGCATTGAAGCCCTCAAAACCGCGACCCCGCGGGATATAGCACGCGCCAAACTCGGCTACGCCCCACACGAACAAGTCGTCGCCAACATCGGCACCGTCTGCGAACGTAAGGGTCAACATATTTTCGTGCGCACCGTCGCCTACTTCATGAAGCACTTCGCGGCCAACGGCAGCTATCGATTTCTTTTAGTCGGCGGTCGCCCCGGCGAATATCAGGATTCACTGATCAAAGACATCGCGCGCCTCGGGCTCAGCGATGTGATCGAGATCGTCCATGAAACCGACCGCGTCTACGAATACTTCCGAGCGGCCAATATCTTCGCTTGCACCTCCTTCGAGGAATCCTTCCCGCGGGTATTGCTTGAAGCCATGGCTTTTGAGACTCCCATTGTGAGCACCAACGTCCACGGTATCCCGGAAATGGTGACTGACAAAGCCGAGGCTTATCTCGTGCCGCCCGGTGATCCGATCGTATTCGCCAAAACGCTCAAGACGTGCCTCGACAAACTCCTCCATGGCACCTCAACCGTGCCCATGGGCTACTCCAAGGTCGTTCGCGCCTACGACATGCGCAACGTCCTGCCCAAGCACGCCGACCTCGCTCGCGAGGCGGTGCTCGACTACGACCGCAACCCCAAACGCAGCTCCCCACGTCGTCGCTCCGGTCGAGGTGACCGAGTTGAATCGAGTTGGTAG